The window CCAATCATAAACTCTTTAATTGTTCTTCCTTTTGATATACGCGCCACAAAGCTACCCACTAATGGTGCCCATGCTATCCACCAGCCAAAGTAAAACAGTGTCCAGTTAGCAATCCAAGTGCCGTCATTATAGGGCTCAGTGCGAAATGACATACTGACAAAATTTTGGACGTAGTCACCAATACCTTGGAATAAAACTTTTAAGATAGTTTGGGTGGGGCCAGACAAAAATATAAATGCCATCAATCCTAGGGCAAGTATGATATTTAAGTTTGATAGGTGTTTTATCGCTCCTTGTAATCCAGAGATCGTCGAAGCAACATAAACAACGGTAATTATTGCGATCAAGCCAATTTGTACATAAATACTGATGGGCAATCCCCATAAGTAATTCATGCCACTGTTAACTTGTAGTGTACCAAAGCCTAATGATGTGGCGATACCAATGACGACGGACAACATCACCAAGATATTGATCCATTTCCCGACAGAGCCGTAGATCCGATCCCCGATTAAGGGATAGAAAACCGAGCTGAGTGAGGATGGCAATTTTTTTCTAAATTGGAAATAGCCTAAAGCCACACCGACGAGAGCATAACACGCCCATGCGGAAACCCCCCAGTGCAGATAGACATATTGCATAGCTGCTTTGGCAGACTGTTCTGTTAAGCCTTGCCCAACGGGTGGGCTGATATAATAGGAAACTGGCTCTGCCACCCCCCAGAACATCAAGCTGATACCAATCGAGGCACTGAATAACATCGCAATCCAGGTGACCGTGCTGTATTCCGGTTTGTCATTGTCATCGCCGAGGCGTATGTGACCAAATTTGGAAAAACCGAGAAACATACAGAAGCTGAAAAAGATAAAAACGGAACCTAGGATGAACCAACCTAGGTTGTTATAGATAAAACTTAAGGCGGAATGTGAAAATGCTTCCAGTTTATCAGGAATAAATGCACCAAAACTGATTAACGCCAGACTAAAGGCTAGCGACACGTAAAATACGGATTTTTTGTGATTCATCATACCTCTTCTCCAGTTGCTCACTTATTTTTTCTTTTATGAGAGTTGGCTTGCAGGGAATACTCGTTTTGTTTTTAAGGGTACTTTTTTGTTAATTGCTACTTTTGGTTTACAGAGAATAGCCATGCAAAGATTGTGTAGTCAACAAGTAATTAACCAATTATTAACAGTTTCAATAATTAAAATCAATTTAACTTATTGTTATATAATGATTAAATGTTTTTGGTTAAATTTTTATCAATATTTCGTTTGATCATTAATGCGATCTGCATTAACATTCTCAAAAAAGATGTTAACTATAAGTTTACATAAGTGAGGGCAATTATGAGCAATGCAGCTAAAGTCATTTCGATTAATGATCACCTTGATATCGATAACGCATGGACAATCCCAGCGCGTTATTACACGTCTAATGATGTTTTTGAGTATGAAAAAGAAAAAATATTCGCTAATTCATGGGTTTGTGTCGCACATGTTAGTGAGGTAAAAGAAAAAAATTCGTATATTACCCGTGAACTCATTGGTGAAAGCCTTGTGATTGTTCGTGGTCGCGATGATGTATTGCGCGGTTTCTATAATGTGTGCCCACACCGAGGGCATCAGTTGATCAGCGGTGAAAGTGGTAAGGTCAAAAATGTGATTACTTGCCCTTACCATGCGTGGGCATTCAAGCTAGATGGCCAATTAGCACATGCGACTAACTGTGAAAATGTGAATAATTTTGAAGCTGATGCAATGACATTAAGTAGCTTCCATGTTACTGAACATGCAGGGTTTATCTATGTAAATATGACCGTAGGCGAACCTCAGCCTATTGAAGAGCAACTTCCAGGTTTAGCTGAAAAAATGCAAGAAGCTTGTGCGGTAATTAGTGATTTAAAATTGGCCGCTCGGTTTGTTAGCCATACACCAGCTAATTGGAAGACCATCGTTGATAACTATATTGAGTGTTATCACTGCCCAACCAACCATGTGAGCTTTGCAAGTTCGGTGGATGTTAACGTATACGAACACCAATTATTGGATAATTGGACTGTTCAAATTGGTAAGGCAAAACCTTCTGAGTCCTCCTATCAATTTGATGAATCTGTTTTAGACCCGCGTTTCTTTGGTTTTTGGATTTGGCCAAGCACTATGTTCAATATGCCTCCAGGCGGCGATTTCATGACAGTCATTTATGAGTTTCCTGTGAGCGCAGGGGAAACTTTGCAGCACTATGATATTTATTTCCTCAATGAAGAGTTGACTGAATATCAGAAAAACTTAGTGGAATGGTATCGCACGGTGTTCCGCCCAGAAGATTTACGGTTAGTAGAAAGTGTACAAAAAGGGTTGAGATCGCGTGGCTATCGAGGCCAAGGGCGTATCATGGCTGACAGGCAGCGCAGTGGGATTAGTGAACATGGCGTTGCTCATTTCCATAAAATCATCGCTGGCGCGCACACTGAGTAATTACGTTAACCATAAAAATAAAAGGAGAAGTCACAAATGCATCATTTAACTCACCCTGCACTATTTCGTCAGTCATGTTACATCAATGGGCAATGGGTTGATTCAGACAATAAAATCCCTGTGACTAATCCTTTTGACCAATCTGTGCTGGGAACGATCCCCAGCCTGTCGGCCACACAAGTAAATGAGGCGATTGAATCTGCGTATTCTGCGATGGAAGGCTGGAGTAAGCTGACAGCGAAAGCGCGTTCTATCATTTTACGTCGCTGGTTTGAGCTGATTGAAGCCCATGTTGACGATCTCGGGCGTTTAATGACTCTCGAACAAGGTAAGCCACTGCATGAGGCAAAAGGTGAAATTCGTTATGCCGCGTCATTTATTGAATGGTTTGCGGAAGAGGGAAAACGTGTTTATGGGGAGACTATCCCTCAAACGGTGGGAAGTAACCGTCTTTCGACAATCAAGCAGCCGATTGGTGTTTGTAGTGCGATTACCCCGTGGAATTTCCCCGCAGCGATGATCACCCGTAAAGCGGCTCCAGCACTGGCTGCGGGTTGCAGTATTGTTATCAAACCCGCGACAGAAACGCCTTTTACGGCACTTGCCTTAGCGCAGCTGGCTGATGAGGCGGGTATCCCCGCTGGGATATTTAACGTCATTACTGGGGACTCTCGCGTTCTAGGGGAACGCCTAACTAAACATGAGCTTATCAGTAAATTTTCGTTTACCGGTTCAACACAAGTTGGCCGAATATTGTCTGAGCAGTGCGCATCAACGATTAAGAAAACCTCACTCGAACTGGGGGGGAACGCGCCTTTTATTGTCTTTGATGATGCAGACATTGATAAAGCGGTAAAGAGTGCGGTTCAAGCGAAATTTCGTAATGGTGGGCAAACTTGTGTTTGTGTGAACCGTTTTTATGTTCAAGATGCGATTTTCGATGAATTTCAGACCAAGTTCGTTACAGAAGTCGCCAAATTGCAAGTCGGTAATGGTCTTGAAGCCAGTACCGACATTGGGCCGATGATCACAACACGTGCTATCGATGGGATGAATGAGTTATTGCAAGATGCATTAGCGAAAGGCGCTCGCCAATTAACCTTAGGGAATGAAGTCACTGAGTATGGCAATTTCTTTAATCCCAAAGTCCTTGTTGATGTTGATGATTCAATGAAGATTGTTCATGAAGAAATATTTGGTCCCATTGCAACATTGATTCGTTTTAGTGATGAAAATGAAGTGATTACTCGCGCCAACAATACGATTTATGGCTTAGCGGCTTATTTCTTTTCTCGTGATGTTAGCCGTGTTTATCGTGTTGCTGAAAAGCTACAAAGTGGCATGGTCGGTATCAATACAGGCTTGATTTCTAATGAAGTTGCTCCTTTTGGAGGTGTGAAGCAATCAGGTCTAGGAAAAGAAGGCTCTCGATATGGTATTGAGGATTATTTAAGTACTAAGTATCTGTGTTTAGATATTGAATAATAAGAGAGGCACTGTGATGAACCAACAAAAATTTGCAGTCAATATTAGCCGAATTGAGCAAGTTAGCCCAAATATCAAGATGTTCGAATTTGTAGCGCAAGATGGTACTTTTGTGCCTTTTAGTGCAGGTAGCCACGTTACCGTTCACATGGATGGGCAGGCCGGTTTACAACGTGCTTATTCGTTAATCAGTGACCCACAGCAGTGTGGCAGTTATTGTATTTCTGTATTGCGTGATGAAAACTCGAAAGGCGGCTCTGCATTTATGCATGAGCAGCTATCGCCAGGGGACAGTTTGTACCTGTCACCAGCACAGAATTTTTTCTCGTTGGCACCGGATAACCAATGTAAGCATATTTTGATCGCTGGTGGAATTGGGATCACGCCTTTTCTCTCTTATCTCTATGAATTAGAAGAAAATGGAATGGATTTTGAGCTCCATTACTGTTTTCGTGATAGTGCAACAGCGGCATTTCTTGAACATTTGCAACAGCGTATTGGCTCGCGTTTATTTCTTTATGACAGCAGCCAAGGGCAACGAATGTCTGTTGAACAGTTGGTTCAAGCACAAGCGAGCAATAGCCATCTGTATGTATGTGGTCCCCAATCATTAATTAATGAGGTGATTGAAAAGGGCCATCAGCACCTTGGTGAATCACAGGTTCATTTTGAAAATTTTGGGGAAGTTGCCAGCGAAGGGGATTCATTTGAGGTCTATTTTCAACGTTCAGGCTTTAGTTTAGAAATCGGTAAAGATGAGTCCATTTTGCAGGTAATCGAAGCAGATAAGCGCATTAACGTGGAATGTTTATGCCGTA is drawn from Providencia huaxiensis and contains these coding sequences:
- a CDS encoding BCCT family transporter; translated protein: MMNHKKSVFYVSLAFSLALISFGAFIPDKLEAFSHSALSFIYNNLGWFILGSVFIFFSFCMFLGFSKFGHIRLGDDNDKPEYSTVTWIAMLFSASIGISLMFWGVAEPVSYYISPPVGQGLTEQSAKAAMQYVYLHWGVSAWACYALVGVALGYFQFRKKLPSSLSSVFYPLIGDRIYGSVGKWINILVMLSVVIGIATSLGFGTLQVNSGMNYLWGLPISIYVQIGLIAIITVVYVASTISGLQGAIKHLSNLNIILALGLMAFIFLSGPTQTILKVLFQGIGDYVQNFVSMSFRTEPYNDGTWIANWTLFYFGWWIAWAPLVGSFVARISKGRTIKEFMIGAVFIPVLSAFAWFAVMGGSAIHLIQNLGQTALADAVKTDVTSALFKFLDYFPASTFISVLAIVLVLIFFITSANSAVFVLGMVSENGNPNPSHVTKTIWGVVIAAIAIVLIMTGGLSGLQSALVAMAVPLSIMMLIMCYSTYKGLNEEVNAQAAAKKALKDNIQIINKPILPEIEK
- a CDS encoding aromatic ring-hydroxylating oxygenase subunit alpha, which encodes MSNAAKVISINDHLDIDNAWTIPARYYTSNDVFEYEKEKIFANSWVCVAHVSEVKEKNSYITRELIGESLVIVRGRDDVLRGFYNVCPHRGHQLISGESGKVKNVITCPYHAWAFKLDGQLAHATNCENVNNFEADAMTLSSFHVTEHAGFIYVNMTVGEPQPIEEQLPGLAEKMQEACAVISDLKLAARFVSHTPANWKTIVDNYIECYHCPTNHVSFASSVDVNVYEHQLLDNWTVQIGKAKPSESSYQFDESVLDPRFFGFWIWPSTMFNMPPGGDFMTVIYEFPVSAGETLQHYDIYFLNEELTEYQKNLVEWYRTVFRPEDLRLVESVQKGLRSRGYRGQGRIMADRQRSGISEHGVAHFHKIIAGAHTE
- a CDS encoding PDR/VanB family oxidoreductase codes for the protein MNQQKFAVNISRIEQVSPNIKMFEFVAQDGTFVPFSAGSHVTVHMDGQAGLQRAYSLISDPQQCGSYCISVLRDENSKGGSAFMHEQLSPGDSLYLSPAQNFFSLAPDNQCKHILIAGGIGITPFLSYLYELEENGMDFELHYCFRDSATAAFLEHLQQRIGSRLFLYDSSQGQRMSVEQLVQAQASNSHLYVCGPQSLINEVIEKGHQHLGESQVHFENFGEVASEGDSFEVYFQRSGFSLEIGKDESILQVIEADKRINVECLCRNGVCGTCETAILEGEADHRDYYLDDDEKAEQKTMMLCVSRAKSKRLVLDL
- a CDS encoding NAD-dependent succinate-semialdehyde dehydrogenase, whose protein sequence is MHHLTHPALFRQSCYINGQWVDSDNKIPVTNPFDQSVLGTIPSLSATQVNEAIESAYSAMEGWSKLTAKARSIILRRWFELIEAHVDDLGRLMTLEQGKPLHEAKGEIRYAASFIEWFAEEGKRVYGETIPQTVGSNRLSTIKQPIGVCSAITPWNFPAAMITRKAAPALAAGCSIVIKPATETPFTALALAQLADEAGIPAGIFNVITGDSRVLGERLTKHELISKFSFTGSTQVGRILSEQCASTIKKTSLELGGNAPFIVFDDADIDKAVKSAVQAKFRNGGQTCVCVNRFYVQDAIFDEFQTKFVTEVAKLQVGNGLEASTDIGPMITTRAIDGMNELLQDALAKGARQLTLGNEVTEYGNFFNPKVLVDVDDSMKIVHEEIFGPIATLIRFSDENEVITRANNTIYGLAAYFFSRDVSRVYRVAEKLQSGMVGINTGLISNEVAPFGGVKQSGLGKEGSRYGIEDYLSTKYLCLDIE